A genomic segment from bacterium encodes:
- a CDS encoding type II toxin-antitoxin system PemK/MazF family toxin, with product MKKDFQKWHALKSNIEEHNKPPLFREQEIWWCSLGANIGVEEDGKNEFFERPILVLRKFNKEMFWGLPLTSKKKEDKFHYFFILHGLERSAILSQLRLWSSKRLIRRLGKISDKQFISLKDSVMALTKTDPIKGPRVPNGNSSII from the coding sequence ATGAAAAAGGATTTTCAAAAGTGGCATGCATTAAAATCAAATATAGAGGAACATAATAAACCGCCTCTTTTCCGTGAGCAAGAAATTTGGTGGTGTTCTTTGGGCGCGAATATTGGTGTAGAAGAAGATGGCAAGAACGAATTTTTTGAAAGACCAATTCTTGTTTTGCGCAAGTTTAATAAAGAAATGTTTTGGGGTTTGCCTCTAACTTCTAAGAAAAAAGAGGATAAATTTCATTACTTTTTCATTTTGCATGGATTGGAAAGATCGGCAATATTATCGCAATTACGCCTTTGGAGTAGCAAGAGATTGATTCGCCGTTTAGGTAAGATAAGCGATAAACAGTTTATTTCTCTTAAAGATTCGGTTATGGCCTTAACGAAAACGGACCCGATTAAGGGTCCTCGAGTGCCTAACGGCAATAGTTCAATTATATAG
- a CDS encoding alanine--tRNA ligase, whose amino-acid sequence MDSQEIRQRFLKFFEERGHKVVPSSSLVPTDPSVLLTTAGMQQFKPYFIGQKDPVKDFGSKNTVSVQKSFRTSDIDEVGDETHLTFFEMLGNFSFGGYFKSDAIKYAYEFITKEMDLAIDYVSVFDPSMDSGQEGFGLIVPADTESEEIWRSLGITKIEKFGRKDNFWGPTGAEGPCGPTTEIYVKPSTSSGQAAVEVWNIVFNEYYCKADKTLEPLAIKGVDTGMGLERLAVAVQEKQNIFETDLFEFIFKKIEENTPEKDQRSKRIIADHIRASVFMISDDVVPSNTDRGYILRRLIRRITHPDKSQIPIAETVIESYGNFYQELKTKKILILEEIKKEEDKFRETLYSGLKQFEKGVDPFILHTTYGFPFDLTKDLSIKSGRSIDEKDFEEKFKKHQEISRAGAEKKFGGHGITEGDLTAANAEEMKIKTRLHTATHLLNAALHKVLGDEVSQRGSDITIERTRFDFVFNRKLTDEEIKKVENLVNEAIAANYPVKIKTMPLAEAKKSGALFFYQGNYPDQVKVYSIADFSRELCGGPHVSSTGEIGKFRIVKEESSSAGIRRIRATVE is encoded by the coding sequence ATGGATTCTCAAGAGATTCGGCAAAGGTTTTTAAAATTCTTTGAAGAAAGGGGGCATAAGGTGGTGCCGTCTAGTTCGCTTGTGCCAACCGATCCTTCGGTTCTTTTAACAACCGCAGGTATGCAGCAGTTTAAGCCTTACTTTATAGGTCAAAAAGACCCAGTAAAAGATTTTGGTTCTAAAAATACTGTTTCTGTTCAAAAATCTTTTCGCACTTCTGATATAGATGAAGTTGGCGATGAAACCCACCTAACATTTTTTGAAATGTTAGGGAATTTTAGTTTTGGCGGTTATTTTAAGTCCGATGCTATTAAATACGCTTACGAATTTATAACCAAAGAAATGGATCTTGCGATTGATTACGTTAGTGTTTTTGACCCTTCGATGGACTCAGGGCAAGAGGGCTTTGGTCTAATTGTTCCTGCCGATACGGAATCCGAAGAAATTTGGAGATCTTTAGGAATTACTAAAATAGAAAAGTTTGGTAGAAAAGATAATTTTTGGGGTCCAACCGGCGCGGAAGGTCCGTGTGGACCTACTACAGAAATATACGTTAAACCTTCGACAAGCTCAGGTCAAGCGGCAGTAGAGGTTTGGAATATAGTGTTTAACGAATACTACTGTAAGGCCGATAAGACTCTAGAACCTTTGGCTATCAAGGGAGTTGACACTGGTATGGGTTTAGAAAGGTTAGCTGTTGCAGTTCAAGAGAAACAAAATATTTTTGAGACGGATTTGTTTGAGTTTATTTTTAAAAAAATAGAGGAAAATACACCCGAGAAGGATCAGAGATCGAAAAGAATAATAGCCGACCACATTAGAGCTTCTGTGTTTATGATCAGCGATGATGTCGTGCCATCTAATACAGATAGAGGTTATATTTTAAGGCGTTTAATTCGCAGGATAACTCATCCGGATAAATCTCAGATACCTATAGCCGAAACAGTTATTGAGAGTTATGGAAACTTTTATCAGGAACTGAAAACAAAAAAAATCCTTATTTTAGAGGAAATTAAGAAAGAAGAAGACAAATTTAGAGAAACTTTATATTCGGGTCTAAAACAATTTGAGAAAGGTGTAGATCCATTTATATTACACACTACATACGGATTTCCTTTTGATTTGACCAAAGATCTTTCAATAAAATCTGGCAGGAGTATAGACGAAAAAGATTTTGAAGAAAAGTTTAAAAAACACCAAGAAATTTCGCGGGCGGGGGCGGAGAAGAAATTTGGCGGTCATGGAATCACAGAAGGCGACTTAACCGCGGCCAACGCCGAAGAGATGAAAATAAAAACTCGTTTGCACACGGCCACGCATTTGCTAAACGCCGCTTTGCATAAAGTTTTGGGCGACGAAGTTTCTCAACGTGGGTCGGACATAACCATAGAAAGAACTCGCTTTGATTTTGTTTTTAATCGTAAGTTAACAGACGAAGAAATTAAAAAAGTAGAAAATTTGGTTAACGAAGCCATTGCCGCAAATTATCCAGTTAAGATAAAAACTATGCCACTGGCAGAAGCTAAAAAATCTGGAGCTTTGTTTTTCTATCAGGGAAATTATCCCGATCAAGTTAAGGTTTATTCAATAGCCGATTTTTCTCGCGAACTATGTGGCGGTCCACATGTTTCTAGTACTGGTGAGATAGGAAAGTTTCGTATAGTTAAAGAAGAGAGTTCAAGTGCAGGTATTCGTAGAATCAGAGCTACTGTGGAATAG
- a CDS encoding integrase core domain-containing protein has product MASASRALRSALTRLPFKVGMIQTDNGPEFQKEFVQELNKLKILHRYSRIRKPRDNSIVERFIRTIDEELWRKVSLNQSLTTLNSSLKTYTDKFINHRPHLGLQGLTPAQKMAQILTKTYA; this is encoded by the coding sequence ATGGCATCAGCCAGCCGAGCTTTACGATCAGCTTTAACTAGATTACCTTTTAAAGTAGGGATGATTCAAACAGATAATGGTCCCGAGTTTCAGAAAGAGTTTGTTCAAGAATTAAACAAGTTAAAGATTCTGCATCGTTATTCAAGAATCAGAAAACCTAGAGACAATTCCATAGTAGAGAGATTCATTAGAACCATTGACGAAGAACTCTGGAGAAAAGTATCCTTAAATCAGTCTCTAACCACCTTGAATAGCTCCTTAAAAACCTACACTGACAAGTTTATCAACCATCGTCCACATCTAGGTTTACAGGGTTTAACCCCTGCTCAAAAGATGGCTCAAATACTAACTAAAACCTATGCATAA
- a CDS encoding helix-turn-helix domain-containing protein, with amino-acid sequence MHIHKNIIAVRRQVWQLKELGWSQSRISRYFGFNQSTISRWLGMYPTLQSFRPMPLSAHPKQTSLELEEKIIHLRKTEGWCHQKIVLYLKAQGISITNITTYRVLKRNQLIKSKHRYQRRHRQLPPIFRPQEDGKLVLLDTKHLMVKNQSRRYQYVFVDVATRYISSLYCYRKTFYGISQPSFTISFN; translated from the coding sequence ATGCACATTCACAAAAACATTATCGCAGTCAGACGCCAAGTTTGGCAACTTAAAGAGTTAGGTTGGTCGCAGTCGAGAATCAGTAGATACTTTGGTTTCAACCAATCTACCATCAGCCGCTGGTTGGGTATGTATCCCACTCTTCAAAGTTTTCGACCGATGCCTTTAAGTGCCCATCCCAAGCAGACCTCTCTGGAGTTAGAAGAAAAGATTATTCATTTAAGAAAAACCGAGGGTTGGTGTCATCAAAAGATAGTTCTTTACCTGAAGGCTCAAGGTATCAGCATTACCAACATAACAACCTACCGCGTCCTTAAAAGAAACCAGCTGATTAAATCAAAACATAGATACCAAAGGAGACACAGACAACTACCTCCCATCTTTAGACCCCAAGAGGACGGCAAGCTAGTTTTGTTAGATACCAAGCATCTAATGGTTAAAAATCAATCTAGAAGATACCAGTATGTTTTCGTGGATGTGGCTACCAGATATATATCCAGTCTGTATTGTTACAGAAAAACTTTCTATGGCATCAGCCAGCCGAGCTTTACGATCAGCTTTAACTAG
- the mnmA gene encoding tRNA 2-thiouridine(34) synthase MnmA encodes MSNTVGQKTCPERSRKVYVGMSGGVDSSVAALLLKNEGYNVIGVFMKNWSDPAWPCLWQEDRADAMRVCLKLNIPFETWDFTKEYKALVVDYMLREYAVGRTPNPDVMCNKEIKFGLFFEKAISLGADYIATGHYARVAREFPIFNFQFSNSNKLKAKSYKLLRARYLDKDQSYFLWTLKQKQLAKCLFPIGEIDSKAEVRKLAKGAGLSTANKKDSQGICFMGPVDIKEFIKPYVKKEIGDIVTTSGQKIGTHAGLYFYTIGQRKGIGIGGTGPYYVAKKDYETNTLIVSPITDMSALESKELIATNVSFINNDTPSIRSYARCTKEESEKLVKIQASIRYRQEPISAMLSKLESGPSSARWKVVFEKPVRAVASGQSVVFYQGEELLGGGVIE; translated from the coding sequence ATGTCAAATACGGTTGGTCAAAAAACTTGCCCTGAGCGGAGTCGAAAGGTTTATGTAGGCATGAGTGGCGGAGTTGATAGCTCTGTTGCTGCTTTGTTATTGAAAAATGAAGGCTATAATGTAATCGGTGTATTTATGAAAAACTGGAGCGATCCAGCTTGGCCTTGCTTGTGGCAGGAAGATCGTGCTGATGCTATGCGGGTTTGTTTAAAATTAAATATACCCTTTGAAACTTGGGATTTTACAAAAGAATATAAAGCTTTGGTGGTAGATTATATGCTTCGCGAATATGCAGTTGGGCGAACTCCAAACCCAGATGTAATGTGTAATAAAGAAATTAAATTTGGTTTATTTTTTGAAAAAGCTATTTCTCTTGGAGCTGATTATATTGCCACGGGCCACTATGCTCGCGTGGCGCGGGAATTTCCAATTTTTAATTTCCAATTTTCAAATTCTAATAAGCTAAAAGCTAAAAGCTATAAGCTATTGCGTGCTCGCTATTTAGACAAAGATCAGTCCTATTTCCTTTGGACTCTCAAGCAAAAACAACTGGCTAAGTGCTTATTCCCCATAGGCGAAATAGACTCTAAAGCGGAAGTTAGAAAACTTGCGAAAGGTGCGGGTTTATCTACGGCAAATAAAAAGGATTCACAGGGAATTTGTTTTATGGGGCCGGTGGATATTAAAGAATTTATAAAGCCGTACGTTAAAAAAGAAATTGGCGATATTGTTACAACTTCTGGGCAAAAAATTGGCACACATGCCGGTTTATATTTTTACACCATTGGCCAACGAAAAGGAATCGGCATAGGAGGTACTGGGCCGTATTACGTTGCTAAAAAAGATTACGAAACTAATACTTTAATCGTTTCGCCTATTACAGATATGTCGGCTTTAGAATCAAAAGAGTTAATTGCTACTAATGTTAGTTTTATAAATAATGATACACCGAGCATACGATCGTATGCTCGGTGTACAAAAGAGGAATCAGAGAAGTTGGTTAAAATTCAGGCATCTATTCGTTACAGACAAGAACCAATTTCGGCAATGTTATCAAAGCTTGAAAGCGGACCGAGCTCAGCTCGGTGGAAGGTGGTTTTTGAAAAACCAGTCCGCGCTGTCGCCTCTGGCCAATCGGTAGTATTTTATCAGGGTGAAGAACTGCTAGGCGGAGGAGTTATAGAGTAA
- a CDS encoding DUF192 domain-containing protein: MKKFFLILIPLVLICLSVTWFVLKEKSNYQTDFKILRLGDAELKVELAQSQGARAQGLGGRKSLPQGQGMLFIFDKPDVYPFWMRDMNFPIDIIWLDSDFRVVDLAEDVKPETYPNYFVPTKKALYVLETSAGWSKKNNIKTGSKAILR, encoded by the coding sequence ATGAAAAAGTTTTTTTTGATTCTAATTCCCTTGGTTTTAATCTGCTTGAGTGTTACTTGGTTTGTTTTAAAAGAAAAATCAAACTATCAAACAGATTTTAAAATTCTTCGGCTGGGCGATGCCGAATTAAAAGTTGAACTAGCCCAAAGCCAAGGCGCGCGAGCTCAAGGCTTAGGCGGTAGAAAATCTCTACCGCAAGGCCAAGGTATGCTTTTTATTTTTGATAAACCCGATGTTTATCCTTTCTGGATGCGCGATATGAATTTCCCTATAGATATTATTTGGCTAGATTCCGATTTTAGAGTTGTAGACCTAGCCGAAGACGTTAAACCAGAAACTTATCCGAATTATTTTGTGCCAACTAAAAAAGCGCTCTATGTTTTAGAAACTAGCGCCGGTTGGAGCAAAAAAAATAATATTAAAACAGGTTCCAAAGCTATTTTGAGGTAA
- a CDS encoding type IV secretion system DNA-binding domain-containing protein, which produces MNDNNEITLFAETNFRNEKRRFGIKLDDRRRHTYIIGKTGMGKTTMLENMIISDIIHGKGLGFIDPHGDSADKILEFIPPERIKDVIYFDPSDLDMPIAFNAIENVEAEKKHLVASGLMGVFKKIWPDVWSARMEYILNNTILALLDYPGATVLGIMRMLSNKDYRKQVVDQIKDPMVKSFWVDEFAKYTDRFAAEATPAIQNKVGQFLSAAVIRNIVGQVNSAIDMRKVMDEGKILIMNLSKGKIGEDNSKLLGGLLVTKLQLAAMSRVDIPEEDRRDFYLYVDEFQNFATESFGNILSEARKYRLALILANQYIAQLVQNVAGSKSTAVRDAIFGNVGTLVSFRIGAEDAEFLEKEFMPEFVATDIVNLAKYNIYLKLMIDGVASRAFSATTLAPYPKPVVSSRDEIIKHSRETYGTPREKVENEIADWAGVRELMTSNKKDSRMEDDYDDRAFQSSPKASPAASSAKPKSDKDLFEAICWEGGEKVWVPFKPDGVRPIYCKNHLYKLNEVKQQVISEQFKPTSLQDALQRGGVINHAGNQARPFKKKNKTKEPPADIEGLRSLLSDIKPS; this is translated from the coding sequence ATGAATGATAATAATGAGATAACTTTGTTCGCAGAGACAAATTTCCGCAATGAAAAGCGGCGGTTTGGCATTAAACTGGATGATCGCAGAAGGCACACCTATATAATCGGTAAAACCGGTATGGGTAAAACCACTATGCTGGAAAATATGATTATTTCCGATATTATTCACGGCAAGGGCTTAGGCTTTATAGACCCTCACGGCGATTCGGCCGATAAAATTTTGGAATTTATTCCACCGGAACGCATCAAAGACGTAATTTACTTTGACCCTTCCGATTTAGATATGCCCATCGCTTTTAACGCTATAGAAAACGTGGAGGCCGAGAAAAAACATTTGGTGGCTTCGGGTTTGATGGGTGTATTTAAAAAAATCTGGCCCGATGTTTGGTCGGCTAGAATGGAATATATTTTAAATAATACAATTTTAGCTTTATTAGATTACCCCGGCGCTACGGTTTTAGGCATTATGCGCATGCTGTCCAATAAAGATTACAGAAAGCAAGTGGTGGATCAAATTAAGGACCCTATGGTTAAATCTTTTTGGGTAGATGAATTTGCTAAATACACTGATCGCTTTGCCGCCGAAGCCACGCCGGCTATTCAAAATAAAGTGGGACAGTTTCTTTCGGCCGCGGTTATTCGCAATATTGTGGGACAGGTCAATAGCGCTATAGATATGCGTAAAGTAATGGACGAAGGCAAGATTTTAATAATGAATCTTTCTAAAGGTAAAATTGGCGAAGATAATTCCAAACTTTTAGGCGGGTTATTGGTTACTAAATTGCAACTGGCCGCTATGAGCCGGGTAGATATTCCCGAAGAAGACCGCCGAGATTTTTATTTATATGTGGACGAGTTTCAAAATTTTGCTACTGAATCTTTTGGCAATATTCTTTCCGAAGCCCGCAAGTACCGCTTAGCTCTTATTTTGGCCAATCAATACATTGCTCAATTGGTGCAGAACGTAGCTGGCTCCAAGAGCACGGCGGTGCGCGACGCTATATTTGGCAACGTGGGCACACTGGTTTCTTTTAGAATAGGCGCGGAAGATGCCGAGTTTTTAGAAAAAGAGTTTATGCCAGAATTTGTGGCCACTGACATTGTTAATTTGGCTAAGTACAATATTTATTTAAAACTTATGATAGATGGCGTAGCCTCTCGGGCTTTTTCGGCTACAACATTGGCGCCCTATCCCAAACCAGTTGTAAGTAGTCGTGACGAAATTATTAAGCACTCTAGGGAAACTTATGGCACGCCGCGCGAAAAAGTAGAAAATGAAATAGCGGATTGGGCGGGCGTTAGAGAGTTAATGACGTCTAATAAAAAAGATTCTAGGATGGAAGATGATTACGACGATAGGGCTTTTCAGAGTTCTCCCAAAGCTTCGCCCGCGGCATCTTCAGCTAAACCAAAAAGTGATAAAGATTTATTCGAGGCCATTTGTTGGGAAGGGGGCGAAAAAGTTTGGGTGCCATTTAAACCCGATGGTGTGCGCCCCATATATTGCAAGAATCATTTATATAAATTAAACGAAGTTAAGCAGCAAGTTATCTCGGAACAATTTAAGCCAACCAGTTTGCAAGACGCTTTACAAAGGGGTGGAGTGATTAACCACGCGGGCAATCAAGCACGTCCGTTTAAAAAGAAAAATAAAACCAAAGAACCTCCAGCCGATATAGAAGGTTTACGTTCGCTGCTTTCGGATATAAAACCCAGTTAA
- a CDS encoding sigma factor-like helix-turn-helix DNA-binding protein produces MVKFDIKKIVSRLVDNLSDRSKDIILSRFGIGKDDYETLEAIGQRYGITRERVRQIEADALKHIKSASNEPTIKPVIIVLNDFIKANGGVMDENDLKASFASTHFETKPEATNKYEGATMFFLNLAGSFVRTKEDENFWPRWALDNSHVKNQEALVAHLTSQLKKEKKVVGFEEMINWAKKHNAILNKDMVLAYLTSAKNISKNSFGEWGMISWAEVSPRGVRDKAYLVMKRVQKPMHFTEVASEINKASFSKRIALPQTVHNELIKDGRFVLVGRGLYALKDWGFEAGTVKDVIKSVLTAKGPMTREDVVKSVLDKRMVKPSTIILNLNGFKKKDDNKYHLV; encoded by the coding sequence ATGGTCAAGTTTGATATCAAAAAAATTGTTAGCCGATTAGTGGATAACTTGTCGGATCGCTCCAAGGACATAATTTTGTCCCGATTTGGCATTGGTAAAGATGATTACGAAACTTTAGAGGCCATAGGCCAGCGCTATGGCATTACCCGCGAAAGGGTTCGCCAAATAGAAGCCGATGCTTTAAAGCATATTAAAAGCGCTTCCAACGAACCTACTATAAAACCAGTGATTATAGTTTTAAACGATTTTATTAAAGCTAATGGCGGTGTTATGGATGAAAACGATTTAAAGGCCAGTTTTGCTTCTACTCACTTTGAAACAAAACCAGAAGCCACCAATAAATACGAAGGCGCCACTATGTTTTTCTTAAACTTGGCGGGTAGTTTTGTGCGAACCAAAGAAGACGAAAATTTTTGGCCTCGCTGGGCTTTAGACAATTCTCATGTAAAAAATCAAGAAGCTTTGGTGGCACATTTAACTAGCCAGTTAAAGAAAGAAAAGAAAGTGGTGGGTTTTGAAGAAATGATTAATTGGGCTAAGAAACATAATGCTATTTTAAACAAAGATATGGTTTTGGCCTATTTAACTTCGGCTAAAAATATTTCTAAAAATTCTTTTGGCGAATGGGGCATGATTTCTTGGGCCGAAGTTTCGCCTCGGGGTGTGCGCGACAAAGCTTATTTGGTAATGAAGCGCGTGCAAAAGCCGATGCACTTTACCGAAGTTGCCAGCGAAATTAATAAAGCTAGTTTTTCTAAACGCATAGCTTTACCTCAAACAGTTCACAACGAACTTATAAAAGACGGCCGGTTCGTTTTGGTGGGCCGAGGTTTATATGCTTTAAAAGATTGGGGTTTTGAAGCTGGCACAGTTAAGGATGTAATTAAAAGCGTGCTCACAGCTAAAGGCCCAATGACTCGGGAAGATGTGGTTAAATCCGTTCTAGATAAAAGAATGGTAAAACCAAGCACAATTATTCTAAATTTAAACGGCTTTAAAAAGAAAGACGATAACAAATATCATTTAGTCTAA
- the secF gene encoding protein translocase subunit SecF: MLAVIPNRKIYLTISAILVVVSILPVLFWGLKFGIDFTGGSQWEIEFKDTRPANEDVLKSLSFYKLESSVLQPTGDKGLILKFRSVNENTHEAMKRDLNDAFPIEEKKFDSIGPVIGKELQKKSVKALAYVLVLIVAYIAWAFRKVSKPVSSWKYGVIAIVALVHDVTIPMGLFAVLGHFYGIEVDAYFVTAILTILGFSVHDTIVVFDRIRENLRKNPAENFSTTINNSVNQTLARSINTSFTVFLVLLASYFLGGASTKNLSLVLLIGVFFGTYSSIFLASPILSLWAGSKHK; this comes from the coding sequence ATGCTCGCTGTAATTCCCAACAGAAAAATATATTTAACCATTTCGGCAATATTGGTTGTCGTTAGTATTTTGCCTGTGCTGTTTTGGGGTTTAAAATTTGGTATTGATTTTACGGGCGGTTCACAGTGGGAAATTGAATTTAAAGATACACGCCCTGCCAATGAAGATGTTTTAAAGTCTTTATCTTTTTATAAATTAGAAAGTTCTGTTTTACAGCCTACCGGCGATAAGGGCTTAATTTTAAAATTTAGATCGGTCAATGAAAATACGCACGAGGCTATGAAGCGGGATCTTAATGATGCTTTTCCCATAGAAGAGAAAAAATTTGATTCCATTGGACCGGTTATAGGTAAAGAACTTCAAAAAAAATCTGTTAAGGCGCTCGCTTACGTTTTAGTCTTGATAGTGGCCTATATTGCTTGGGCTTTTAGAAAAGTATCAAAACCAGTTTCTTCTTGGAAGTATGGCGTTATAGCCATTGTTGCGCTGGTGCATGATGTTACGATTCCTATGGGCCTCTTTGCTGTTCTGGGGCATTTTTACGGTATAGAAGTTGATGCTTATTTTGTTACGGCCATTTTAACTATTTTAGGTTTTTCGGTTCACGATACCATTGTGGTTTTTGATAGAATCAGAGAAAACTTAAGAAAAAATCCTGCCGAAAACTTTTCTACAACTATAAATAACAGCGTTAACCAAACTTTAGCCCGTTCTATAAATACTTCTTTCACGGTGTTTTTAGTGCTTTTGGCCAGTTACTTTTTAGGTGGGGCCAGCACTAAAAATCTATCACTTGTCTTGCTTATAGGGGTTTTTTTTGGAACTTATTCCTCTATATTTTTGGCAAGTCCCATATTAAGTCTTTGGGCGGGCTCCAAGCATAAATAG